One stretch of uncultured Fretibacterium sp. DNA includes these proteins:
- a CDS encoding FGGY-family carbohydrate kinase → MGPHGSEAVSPVGSGGKGLLLGVDIGTYESKGLLVEPNGCLVASHAVPHELLLPRQGWAEHDAESVWWGDLCTLTKALLAQSRRDPKDILAVGCSSIAPDMLPVDDAGLPLRNAVLYGIDTRAQAEIRELEERIGGRTIFDRTGNALSAQSVGPKILWLARNEPDVYRRARRFVTGTTFLVGRLTGRWVVDHYTASCMGPFYEPSKGAWAEDLCSGIVETGRLPEIVWTAQIAGGVTCEAARATGLAEGTPVIAGTADAAAEAVSVGVVASGRAMLMYGSTMFYIQVTDAPLRDLRLWSAPYLFPGTHAMMGGMATTGALTRWFRDQLARDEGRGGDAYARLAEGAASVPPGAEGLLALPYFSGERTPINDPLARGVFFGLTLSHTREHLYRAVLEGVGHGIRQHLDLLESLGHPPRRLMAVGGGTKNRPWLQMVSDISGRAQTVPSVTWGAAYGDAFLAGMGAGLFREPAEADRWVEDRETVCPDPGLKAYYDRCHELYLELYERNRELMHALSSLARS, encoded by the coding sequence ATGGGGCCCCATGGATCTGAGGCGGTGAGCCCCGTGGGCTCTGGGGGAAAAGGGCTGCTCCTGGGCGTCGATATCGGAACCTACGAGTCCAAGGGATTGCTCGTCGAACCGAACGGCTGCCTGGTCGCGTCCCATGCTGTCCCGCACGAACTCCTCCTGCCCCGTCAGGGTTGGGCGGAGCACGATGCCGAATCCGTCTGGTGGGGGGATCTCTGTACCCTGACGAAGGCGCTGCTGGCGCAGTCGCGTAGGGATCCAAAGGACATCCTGGCCGTCGGCTGCAGCAGCATCGCCCCCGACATGCTCCCGGTGGACGATGCGGGGCTCCCGCTCCGAAACGCCGTTCTGTACGGTATCGATACGCGGGCACAGGCGGAGATCCGGGAGCTGGAGGAGCGCATCGGCGGACGGACGATCTTCGACCGGACGGGCAACGCGCTCTCCGCCCAGTCGGTCGGCCCCAAGATCCTCTGGCTCGCCCGCAACGAGCCGGACGTCTATCGAAGAGCCCGCCGTTTCGTCACGGGTACGACATTCCTCGTCGGCCGCCTGACGGGACGCTGGGTCGTCGATCACTACACTGCCTCCTGCATGGGGCCGTTCTACGAGCCCTCGAAAGGGGCTTGGGCCGAGGATCTGTGCAGCGGGATCGTGGAGACGGGCCGCCTGCCGGAGATTGTATGGACGGCGCAGATCGCGGGCGGAGTCACGTGCGAGGCTGCCCGAGCCACCGGATTGGCAGAGGGAACTCCCGTCATCGCCGGCACTGCGGATGCCGCAGCCGAGGCCGTGAGCGTCGGTGTCGTGGCCTCGGGCCGAGCGATGCTCATGTACGGCTCCACCATGTTCTACATTCAGGTGACCGATGCGCCGTTGCGGGATCTTCGCCTCTGGTCCGCGCCCTACCTCTTTCCCGGAACCCACGCGATGATGGGGGGCATGGCCACGACCGGAGCTCTGACCCGCTGGTTCCGGGATCAGTTGGCCCGTGACGAGGGCCGCGGCGGGGACGCCTACGCCCGTTTGGCCGAGGGGGCCGCCTCCGTACCGCCCGGAGCGGAGGGGCTTCTCGCCCTGCCCTATTTCAGCGGGGAGAGGACGCCGATCAACGATCCCCTGGCCCGTGGCGTGTTCTTCGGCCTGACGCTGTCGCACACACGGGAGCACCTGTACCGTGCCGTTCTGGAGGGAGTGGGACACGGGATACGGCAGCATCTGGATCTCCTTGAAAGCCTGGGTCATCCGCCCCGCAGGCTGATGGCCGTCGGAGGTGGGACGAAGAACCGGCCCTGGCTTCAAATGGTCAGCGACATCTCGGGCCGCGCTCAGACGGTGCCCTCGGTGACGTGGGGGGCCGCCTACGGCGACGCCTTTCTCGCTGGCATGGGAGCGGGGCTGTTCCGTGAGCCGGCGGAGGCAGACCGGTGGGTCGAGGACAGGGAGACGGTGTGTCCAGATCCGGGGCTCAAGGCGTATTACGATCGCTGCCACGAGCTCTACCTGGAACTTTACGAGCGCAACAGGGAGCTGATGCACGCCCTGTCGTCCCTGGCACGGAGCTGA
- a CDS encoding M20/M25/M40 family metallo-hydrolase, protein MNTTSRLFEDLEAMMRVSALSGHEEPMIRLMRDSLRQVADAVSTDYLGNVHARIGGADKDAPRVMLFAHMDQLGMIVRRIDPDGCVRMERLGGIPEKVLPGLRMSIANLLGNPIPALVGIKAHHMTPQDEKSRVVPYAELYLDLGCDSAEAVRALGVEVGCPVAYEPYCARWGNRIVGTSVDNRGGCAVLLETARRLKKRAPRCEVHIVATVQEEFNLRGALVAAQNIEPDIAVALDVMVAGDTPDLRGKNDIVLGGGPILGMYSFHGRGTLNGVLPHPVLVSSFRESAERLGMPLQYNAAAGLLTDLSYVQLVGRRGVAALDLGFPARYTHSPVEMCDLRDLEALACLLEETVAGWGPMDLRR, encoded by the coding sequence ATGAACACGACGAGCCGCCTGTTCGAAGACCTCGAGGCCATGATGCGTGTGAGCGCCCTGTCCGGACACGAGGAGCCCATGATTCGGCTTATGAGGGATTCGCTCAGGCAGGTTGCCGACGCAGTCTCCACGGACTATCTGGGGAACGTCCATGCCCGAATCGGGGGAGCGGACAAAGACGCACCTCGGGTGATGCTCTTTGCCCATATGGATCAGCTGGGTATGATCGTGCGCAGGATCGACCCGGACGGCTGCGTCCGTATGGAGCGCCTGGGAGGGATCCCCGAAAAGGTGCTGCCCGGGCTCCGGATGTCCATCGCCAATCTTTTGGGGAACCCGATTCCTGCCCTTGTCGGGATCAAAGCGCATCACATGACCCCGCAGGACGAAAAATCGCGGGTCGTTCCCTATGCCGAACTCTACCTCGACTTAGGATGCGACAGCGCCGAGGCGGTGCGGGCGCTGGGGGTGGAGGTCGGGTGTCCTGTCGCTTACGAACCGTATTGCGCACGCTGGGGTAACCGGATCGTCGGAACCTCGGTGGACAACCGCGGGGGGTGCGCCGTCCTGCTCGAGACGGCGCGGCGTCTGAAGAAGAGGGCGCCCCGGTGCGAGGTGCACATCGTGGCGACCGTACAGGAGGAGTTCAACCTTCGCGGTGCGCTCGTGGCAGCGCAGAATATCGAGCCCGACATCGCCGTAGCGCTCGACGTCATGGTGGCAGGGGACACCCCGGATCTGAGGGGAAAGAACGACATTGTCCTGGGGGGCGGCCCCATCCTGGGAATGTACAGTTTCCACGGGCGGGGAACCCTCAATGGGGTGTTGCCCCATCCCGTGCTGGTCTCCTCCTTTCGGGAGAGCGCGGAGCGCCTCGGGATGCCCCTGCAGTACAACGCCGCTGCAGGCCTTCTGACGGATCTCTCTTACGTCCAGCTCGTGGGCAGAAGGGGCGTTGCGGCGCTGGATTTGGGCTTCCCCGCGCGCTACACCCACTCTCCCGTCGAGATGTGCGACCTTCGGGATCTCGAGGCTCTGGCTTGCCTCCTGGAGGAGACAGTGGCCGGATGGGGCCCCATGGATCTGAGGCGGTGA